The following proteins are co-located in the Zonotrichia albicollis isolate bZonAlb1 chromosome 1, bZonAlb1.hap1, whole genome shotgun sequence genome:
- the FAM237B gene encoding protein FAM237B, whose protein sequence is MSLFISKWLTSLFQGYCFPSPRSNTVSSSSMEFVWKRWWCLQLGCMLLVNLVYANLEYQKETPPSLREIDHQCWEVSSHGLVEMKKLKVADTVIALWDFMMFLKESPKPKHNDLFNDLAQNFWDMYVDCVLSRSHGMGRRQLTSPKYSSTYSHRTLGGSAFTNPF, encoded by the exons ATGTCTCTCTTTATCTCCAAGTGGCTGACTTCTCTTTTTCAAGGCTACTGTTTTCCATCTCCTCGCTCAAATACT GTATCTTCTTCAAGTATGGAATTTGTATGGAAAAGATGGTGGTGTCTTCAGCTGGGCTGTATGTTATTAGTGAATTTGGTTTATGCCAATCTAGAGTATCAAAAAGAAACTCCTCCAAGCCTGCGTGAGATTGACCATCAGTGCTGGGAGGTATCGTCCCATGGGCTGGTGGAAATGAAGAAACTCAAGGTAGCAGATACAGTCATTGCTCTCTGGGACTTCATGATGTTCCTAAAGGAATCCCCTAAGCCCAAGCACAATGATCTCTTCAATGATTTAGCCCAGAACTTCTGGGACATGTATGTAGACTGTGTGCTCTCAAGATCCCATGGAATGGGCAGAAGACAATTAACATCTCCCAAATATTCTTCCACGTACTCACACAGAACTTTAGGAG GGTCTGCTTTCACCAATCCATTTTAG